From Rutidosis leptorrhynchoides isolate AG116_Rl617_1_P2 chromosome 3, CSIRO_AGI_Rlap_v1, whole genome shotgun sequence, a single genomic window includes:
- the LOC139899187 gene encoding caffeic acid 3-O-methyltransferase-like yields MDLSEKHHNMSKEEEGLLRVNQINGRILLPMVIKTAVELDVFEIMAKTPGGQFSCYDLASSLPKRTPETPVIIERLLRYLASESVLTSTVVTDESGKCVTLYGMTEVSNYYVRNEDGTSLASSLFLIYDKVFVDCWYHLKDAVVDGGTPFDKAHGVNAFEYPAKDNRFNKVFNKCMYDVTKIAMKIILEKYKGFEGVKELVDVGGGLGANLELIVSKYPNIKGINFDLPHVIKDVTPFPGVMHLGGDMFESVPKGDVIFMKWILHDWGDNYCVKLLKNCYAALPDDGKVVVVEAIMPDHENGYTNTDEISKNAISADLVMLIANPGGKERSIKEFDILAKEAGFASLKIICTVSTFCIMEFYKNP; encoded by the exons ATGGACTTATCAGAAAAACATCATAATATGTCTAAAGAAGAAGAAGGGTTACTAAGAGTGAATCAAATCAATGGAAGAATACTTCTTCCGATGGTCATTAAAACTGCTGTTGAACTTGATGTGTTTGAAATAATGGCAAAGACACCTGGTGGCCAATTCTCTTGTTATGATCTTGCTTCTAGTCTTCCTAAACGAACCCCTGAAACCCCGGTTATAATTGAACGTCTTCTTCGGTATCTTGCTAGTGAATCGGTTCTTACATCGACTGTTGTAACGGATGAAAGTGGAAAGTGTGTTACATTATATGGTATGACTGAGGTTTCTAATTACTATGTACGAAATGAAGATGGGACGTCGCTTGCTTCATCGCTTTTTCTTATCTATGATAAAGTATTCGTTGATTGTTG GTATCATTTGAAAGATGCGGTAGTTGATGGAGGAACCCCATTCGACAAGGCTCATGGAGTGAACGCATTCGAGTACCCTGCAAAAGATAACAGATTTAATAAAGTATTCAATAAGTGCATGTATGACGTCACAAAGATAGCTATGAAGATAATTCTTGAGAAGTACAAAGGATTTGAAGGAGTAAAAGAGTTGGTTGATGTAGGTGGTGGATTAGGTGCTAACCTTGAGCTTATTGTTTCCAAGTATCCTAATATTAAAGGCATCAATTTTGACCTACCCCATGTTATCAAAGATGTGACTCCTTTTCCAG GTGTCATGCATCTTGGAGGTGATATGTTTGAAAGTGTTCCGAAAGGAGATGTTATTTTCATGAAG TGGATACTTCATGATTGGGGCGACAACTATTGCGTCAAGCTTCTAAAGAACTGTTATGCAGCGTTGCCAGACGATGGTAAGGTGGTAGTGGTGGAAGCAATAATGCCTGACCATGAAAACGGTTATACTAATACCGATGAAATCTCTAAAAATGCCATCTCAGCTGATTTGGTAATGTTGATAGCTAATCCTGGTGGTAAAGAGCGATCTATAAAAGAATTCGACATTTTGGCCAAGGAAGCAGGGTTTGCTTCGTTGAAGATCATTTGCACGGTTTCAACTTTTTGTATCATGGAATTTTACAAAAATCCTTGA
- the LOC139899188 gene encoding caffeic acid 3-O-methyltransferase-like, with amino-acid sequence MSIEEEGLLKVYQINGILALPMVIKTAIELDLFEIMAKTPGGQLSCYDLASKLPTKTPETPFLIERILRFLASQSVLSSTIVTDEDGKFITLYGMTAVSNNYVRNEDGTCHASSLFLLYDKVMVDSWYHLKDAIIEGATPFDKAHGMNAFEYTAKDNRFNEVFNRCMHDNTRIATKIILEKYKGFEGVKEFVDVGGGLGANLKLIVSKYPNIKGINFDLPHVIKDAPPIPGVEHVGGDMFETVPKGDVIFMKWILHDWGDNYCLKLLQNCWASLPEHGKVVVVEAIIPEPETEYSCLDEASKASIASDMVMMVANPGGKERSVSEYNSLAKNAGFTTMKMICRISTFCILEFYKKDI; translated from the exons ATGTCCATAGAAGAGGAAGGGCTACTAAAGGTTTATCAAATCAATGGGATATTAGCTCTTCCGATGGTCATTAAGACCGCGATCGAACTTGATCTGTTTGAGATAATGGCAAAGACACCTGGTGGTCAGTTGTCTTGTTATGATCTTGCTTCTAAACTTCCTACAAAAACTCCCGAAACTCCATTTTTGATTGAACGTATTCTTCGGTTTCTTGCTAGCCAATCAGTTCTATCATCGACCATTGTAACTGATGAAGATGGAAAATTTATCACGTTATATGGTATGACTGCAGTGTCTAATAATTACGTCCGAAATGAAGATGGGACGTGTCATGCTTCGTCACTTTTCCTTCTTTATGATAAAGTAATGGTTGATTCTTG GTATCACTTGAAAGATGCAATAATTGAAGGAGCTACCCCATTTGACAAAGCTCATGGAATGAATGCATTTGAGTACACTGCAAAAGACAACCGGTTTAATGAGGTATTCAATAGGTGCATGCATGACAATACAAGAATCGCGACGAAGATAAttcttgaaaaatacaaaggatttgaaGGAGTAAAAGAGTTTGTTGATGTAGGTGGTGGTTTAGGTGCTAATCTAAAGCTTATCGTTTCTAAGTATCCTAATATTAAAGGCATCAATTTTGACCTACCCCATGTCATCAAGGATGCCCCTCCCATTCCAG GTGTAGAACATGTCGGAGGAGATATGTTCGAGACTGTTCCAAAAGGAGATGTTATTTTCATGAAG TGGATACTTCATGACTGGGGGGACAATTATTGCCTTAAGCTTCTACAAAACTGTTGGGCGTCGTTGCCAGAGCATGgtaaggtggtggtggtggaagcGATCATACCCGAGCCTGAAACTGAATACAGTTGTTTAGATGAAGCTTCTAAAGCTTCCATTGCAAGTGATATGGTAATGATGGTTGCAAACCCCGGTGGTAAAGAGCGAAGCGTATCAGAATACAACTCCTTGGCCAAAAATGCCGGGTTTACTACTATGAAGATGATTTGCAGGATTTCAACCTTTTGTATCTTGGAGTTTTACAAGAAGGATATTTAA